A window of Gallaecimonas kandeliae genomic DNA:
AAGCAAGTTTGGAGTGGGGTCTTTGGAGCGCATGGAGCTCAGACGTTTATCAGGGGTACAGCGGCTGCTGGAAGCCGGTTTGGTGCTGTGCACCCTTTTTTCCCTGTTCCTGCTGGTGGCCCTGGCCAGCTTCAACCCGGCCGATCCCGGCTGGTCCCAGACCGGCGTGCCCGGCCAGATCCAAAACGCCGCCGGCACCATAGGCGCCTGGGTGGCGGACATACTGCTGTTCGGCACCGGCCTGCTGGCCTACCTGTTGCCCTTTGGGGTGGCCCTGTGTGGCTGGTTCTGCTTCCGCCATTACCGCACCCTGATGGACATCGACTACCTGGCGGCGGGGCTGCGCCTTATCGGCACCGTGCTGACCCTGCTGGGCCTGGCGGGCCTCTGTTCCGTTTATCTTGGTGACATCCACACCTATTCCGCCGGTGGCCTTATCGGCGACCTGGTGGCTACGGCCCTTCGCCCCTGGTTCAACTTCGTCGGCACCCTCCTTATCCTGCTGGGCCTCACCGCCGTCGGCATCACCATGATGACGGGCCTGTCCTGGGTGGCGGTGGTGGACCGCCTCGGCGCCCTGGTGGTGGAAGGCGCTTCCTGGACCTGGCAGCGCCTGGCCGGCATAGCCCAGCGCAGCCGCGCCGACCAGGTGCTGGACGCCGAGCCGCAGGAAGAAAGTCAGGCCGAGCCGGCCCGCAAGCTGCCCCGCATCAAGGAGCCGGTGCTGGCCATCGGCAACGCCCTCGACAGCAGCGCTGCCGAAGAAGCCAAGGCCAGCGAGCCCGAGTTCGACGCCGAACCCAGCTTCAACTTCGGTAGCGATCCTGAGCTCAGCCTGTCCCTGCCGGGCGATGACGACGAACTGGATCTGCCCTGGCTGGACGAGCCCGGCGCGGCAGACAGCGAGGTCGCCCTGGCGCCCAAGCAAGTGCATAAGCCGGCGCCCAAGGCTGCCCCCGCGGCTGCTCCCAAGGCTGACTTCCCACAGAGCCTGGCGGCGGCCATGGCCGACGGCCAAGAAGCAGGGCAGGGCGAGCTGCTGCCCCTGCCGTCCATGGATCTGCTGGACAGGCCCGACAAGAACCGCAACCCCATCAGCCAGGAAGAGCTGGACGCCGTCTCCCGCCTGGTGGAGGAAAAGCTGCTGGACTTCGGGGTCCAGGCCAACGTGGTGGACGTCCACCCCGGCCCCGTCATCACCCGTTTCGAGCTGGATCTCGCCCCCGGCGTCAAGGTCTCCAAGATCTCCAACCTCTCCAAGGACCTGGCCCGGGCCCTGTCCGCCATCTCGGTGCGGGTGGTGGAAGTCATACCCGGCAAGTCGGTGATCGGCCTGGAAGTGCCCAACAAGCACCGGGAAGTGGTGTACCTCTCCGAAGTCATCAACGACGACAAGTTCAACAACAACGACTCGCCGCTCGCCATGGTGCTGGGCAAGGACATCGCCGGCAATTCGGTGGTGGTGGACCTCGGCAAGATGCCGCACCTGCTGGTGGCCGGTACCACAGGCTCGGGTAAGTCGGTGGGGGTCAACGTCATGCTGGTGTCGCTCCTCTACAAGAGCACCCCGGAGGACGTGCGCCTCATCATGATCGACCCCAAGATGCTGGAGCTGTCGGTCTACGAAGGCATACCCCATCTCTTGGCCGAGGTGGTTACCGACATGAAAGACGCCGCCAACGCCCTGCGCTGGTGC
This region includes:
- a CDS encoding DNA translocase FtsK; this translates as MELRRLSGVQRLLEAGLVLCTLFSLFLLVALASFNPADPGWSQTGVPGQIQNAAGTIGAWVADILLFGTGLLAYLLPFGVALCGWFCFRHYRTLMDIDYLAAGLRLIGTVLTLLGLAGLCSVYLGDIHTYSAGGLIGDLVATALRPWFNFVGTLLILLGLTAVGITMMTGLSWVAVVDRLGALVVEGASWTWQRLAGIAQRSRADQVLDAEPQEESQAEPARKLPRIKEPVLAIGNALDSSAAEEAKASEPEFDAEPSFNFGSDPELSLSLPGDDDELDLPWLDEPGAADSEVALAPKQVHKPAPKAAPAAAPKADFPQSLAAAMADGQEAGQGELLPLPSMDLLDRPDKNRNPISQEELDAVSRLVEEKLLDFGVQANVVDVHPGPVITRFELDLAPGVKVSKISNLSKDLARALSAISVRVVEVIPGKSVIGLEVPNKHREVVYLSEVINDDKFNNNDSPLAMVLGKDIAGNSVVVDLGKMPHLLVAGTTGSGKSVGVNVMLVSLLYKSTPEDVRLIMIDPKMLELSVYEGIPHLLAEVVTDMKDAANALRWCVGEMERRYKLMSLLGVRNLKGFNKKVKDAILEGQPIKDPMWNPNASMETEAPDLGPLPRIVVVVDEFADMMMIVGKKVEELIARIAQKARAAGIHLILATQRPSVDVITGLIKANIPTRIAFQVSSKIDSRTILDQQGAESLLGQGDMLYLPPGSGVPTRVHGAFVDDHEVHRVVEDWKKRGKPQYIDAILSGEMTQETLLPGESMDEDGEQDPLYDEAVAFVIESRRGSISSVQRKLKIGYNRAARLIEQMEMAGIVSSAGHNGNRDVLVPHHGD